The following proteins are co-located in the Candidatus Nitrotoga sp. AM1P genome:
- a CDS encoding M17 family metallopeptidase → MLAQLTLSLTPSKNLTNQHLLVLLPKAKTLPQDLPHSDLLKTVLTRRSLKIDELINTPVSANAANGALMVWTMLDFSKDAFAIQTQVRKAMQLLLAEKPKNIAIVVLGDPAQRKLAAELAVYGAWVNSALLPEHKKKDERKPLRKIELVGFADKQAFVSLKAQAEGNFLCRELTVLPPNELTPALYRTRVKILAQQHGWKHVEFDLKKLRKLGAGAFVAVAQGSADEDAAIVHLRYTHPKAKQTIGLVGKGICFDTGGHNLKPARYMHGMHEDMNGSAVALGILLAASQNKLAVNIDCWLAIAQNHISPKAYKQNDIVTALNGTTIEIIHTDAEGRMVLADTLTLAARAKPDLIIDFATLTGSMAVALGARYSGVLGNCEELLQRAVSAGKQSGERLCAFPLDDDYEAALDSKVADIKQCTLDGEADHILASRFLKRFVENTPWLHIDLSASRCEGGLGIVASEVTGFGVAWGLRMLQDSLPV, encoded by the coding sequence ATGCTAGCACAACTTACTCTCTCCCTGACACCGTCCAAAAACCTGACAAACCAACATTTGCTGGTGCTACTACCCAAGGCCAAAACGCTACCCCAAGACTTACCACATAGCGACTTACTCAAGACCGTATTGACGCGACGCAGCCTCAAGATAGATGAATTAATTAACACGCCGGTCTCTGCCAATGCAGCTAATGGCGCGTTGATGGTCTGGACGATGCTGGATTTTTCCAAGGACGCTTTCGCCATCCAGACCCAAGTACGCAAAGCCATGCAATTGCTTCTGGCAGAAAAACCTAAAAATATTGCCATTGTAGTGCTGGGCGATCCTGCGCAACGCAAGCTGGCTGCAGAGCTGGCCGTGTATGGTGCATGGGTGAATAGCGCCCTATTGCCGGAACATAAGAAAAAAGATGAACGTAAACCGCTGCGTAAAATTGAACTAGTTGGTTTTGCCGACAAGCAAGCATTTGTATCACTCAAGGCGCAGGCCGAAGGCAATTTTCTATGCCGCGAATTGACTGTACTTCCGCCTAACGAATTGACTCCAGCTCTATACCGGACGCGAGTAAAAATACTCGCGCAACAACATGGCTGGAAACATGTTGAGTTTGATCTTAAGAAACTGCGCAAGTTGGGCGCGGGTGCTTTCGTAGCTGTAGCACAGGGCAGCGCGGACGAAGATGCCGCCATCGTACATCTGCGCTACACTCATCCGAAAGCCAAGCAAACCATCGGGCTGGTAGGCAAGGGTATTTGCTTCGATACCGGCGGGCACAACCTGAAACCAGCACGCTATATGCATGGCATGCACGAGGACATGAACGGGTCAGCCGTAGCACTTGGTATCTTGCTTGCCGCGTCACAGAACAAGCTGGCAGTGAACATCGATTGCTGGCTGGCAATCGCGCAAAACCATATTAGTCCTAAAGCGTACAAACAAAACGATATTGTGACTGCGCTGAACGGCACCACCATCGAAATTATTCACACCGATGCCGAAGGACGCATGGTACTAGCCGATACACTCACGCTGGCGGCACGCGCCAAACCAGATTTGATCATTGACTTCGCTACTCTGACCGGCAGCATGGCCGTGGCCTTAGGCGCGCGCTACAGCGGCGTGCTCGGTAACTGCGAGGAATTGCTGCAGCGTGCAGTCAGCGCAGGTAAGCAAAGCGGCGAACGCCTGTGCGCCTTCCCGCTGGATGACGACTATGAAGCTGCGCTGGATTCCAAAGTGGCTGACATCAAGCAATGCACGCTGGATGGCGAGGCTGATCATATTCTGGCCTCCCGATTCCTAAAGCGTTTTGTCGAGAACACGCCTTGGTTGCATATCGATCTATCCGCGAGCCGCTGCGAAGGGGGGCTGGGCATCGTAGCAAGCGAAGTGACAGGATTTGGCGTGGCATGGGGGCTACGGATGCTACAGGACTCGCTCCCGGTCTAG
- a CDS encoding thymidylate synthase, with protein sequence MRQYLYLLKHVLNHGTKKNDRTGTGTISIFGYQMRFNLEHGFPLVTTKKCHLKSIIYELLWFLQGDTNIRYLKENGVRIWDEWADEDGNLGPVYGKQWRSWTARDGLTIDQISDVIEQIKCNPDSRRLIVSAWNVGELDQMALAPCHVMFQFYVADGKLSCQLYQRSADIFLGVPFNIASYALLTMMMAQVCGLKPGDLVHTFGDAHLYLNHLEQAELQLSREPRPLPIMHINRDVKNIFDFRFEDFSLEGYDPYPAIKATVAV encoded by the coding sequence ATGCGCCAGTATTTATATTTATTGAAGCATGTGTTGAATCACGGTACAAAGAAGAACGACCGCACCGGCACCGGCACGATCAGCATCTTTGGCTATCAGATGCGCTTTAATCTGGAACATGGCTTTCCGCTGGTCACCACCAAAAAATGTCACCTGAAATCCATCATATATGAGTTGCTATGGTTTTTGCAGGGCGATACTAACATCCGTTATCTCAAGGAAAATGGTGTCAGAATCTGGGATGAATGGGCGGACGAGGATGGCAATCTTGGCCCGGTGTATGGCAAGCAGTGGCGCTCGTGGACAGCAAGGGATGGTCTCACCATTGACCAGATTTCAGATGTTATAGAACAGATTAAATGCAATCCTGATTCACGCCGCTTGATCGTTTCTGCTTGGAATGTAGGAGAACTGGATCAAATGGCGCTGGCGCCTTGTCATGTCATGTTCCAATTCTATGTGGCGGATGGCAAGCTTTCTTGTCAGTTGTATCAGCGCAGCGCGGATATTTTTCTGGGCGTGCCGTTTAATATCGCATCCTACGCGTTGCTCACTATGATGATGGCGCAAGTATGCGGTTTGAAACCAGGCGATTTGGTGCATACGTTTGGGGATGCACATCTGTACCTCAACCATCTGGAACAGGCTGAGCTGCAACTGTCGCGCGAGCCGCGACCCCTTCCGATCATGCACATTAACCGCGATGTGAAAAATATATTCGACTTCAGGTTTGAGGATTTTAGCCTGGAAGGATATGACCCGTATCCGGCGATCAAGGCTACCGTGGCGGTATGA
- a CDS encoding dihydrofolate reductase, with protein sequence MMNEQREEMGKGRVAIIVAMARNRTIGLNNRLPWHIPADLKRFKSLTMGHHLIMGRKTFDSIGKLLPGRTTVVVTRNHALKIEGCIMAYSLEDAIRACAGDDEIFIVGGAELYALAMPLVDTIYLTEINLNVAGDAHFPEFDKKLWQELAREQCSQETPQALEYHFVTYGRKK encoded by the coding sequence ATGATGAACGAACAAAGGGAAGAAATGGGGAAGGGCAGGGTGGCAATCATTGTTGCGATGGCCCGTAATCGTACCATTGGGCTTAATAACAGGCTGCCTTGGCATATCCCGGCTGATCTTAAACGCTTTAAATCGCTCACCATGGGACACCATCTTATTATGGGGCGCAAGACTTTTGATTCTATCGGTAAGCTCCTGCCCGGTCGCACTACCGTGGTGGTTACACGCAATCACGCATTAAAAATTGAAGGCTGCATCATGGCCTACTCGCTGGAAGATGCGATAAGAGCTTGTGCGGGGGATGATGAGATTTTTATTGTCGGTGGCGCTGAACTCTACGCATTGGCCATGCCGTTAGTGGACACGATCTACCTCACCGAAATCAATCTAAATGTAGCAGGCGATGCTCATTTTCCGGAATTTGATAAAAAACTATGGCAGGAATTAGCGCGCGAGCAATGCAGCCAGGAAACTCCCCAGGCATTGGAATATCATTTCGTCACTTATGGCAGGAAAAAGTAA
- the djlA gene encoding co-chaperone DjlA, giving the protein MFKLIGVLLGFYFWSFFGAFIGYLLGSFIDRYRAYGMGGVNPLSQSQRQSVFLETVFISMGKLAKADGHISQDEIDHVEQFIQKLGMSAEHRQQAIALFKQGADANFDIKPNLNKFIAICGNTNDLKQMLLVYLIVMALSDGHIHSDEETMLKDIARHFGYDEAAFKRILDMVLNQSHFAGGQISSATSLDDAYKALGVSKESSDQEIKRAYRKLMSQYHPDKLMGQGVPEDMIAVATEQAKEIQIAYNLIITSRKKTGA; this is encoded by the coding sequence TTGTTTAAACTAATTGGTGTCTTATTAGGTTTTTATTTTTGGAGTTTTTTCGGGGCTTTTATTGGTTATTTACTAGGGAGTTTTATTGATCGTTATCGAGCTTATGGTATGGGCGGAGTTAACCCGCTTAGCCAATCCCAACGGCAATCAGTATTTCTTGAAACTGTTTTTATTTCAATGGGTAAACTGGCTAAAGCGGATGGCCATATATCACAAGATGAAATTGATCATGTTGAACAGTTCATTCAAAAACTGGGAATGTCCGCTGAGCATAGGCAACAGGCCATTGCCCTTTTTAAGCAAGGAGCCGATGCAAATTTTGATATTAAGCCGAACTTAAATAAATTTATTGCCATTTGTGGCAATACGAATGATTTAAAGCAAATGTTGCTGGTCTATCTCATTGTCATGGCTTTATCTGATGGGCATATTCATTCAGATGAAGAAACAATGCTAAAAGACATTGCCCGACATTTTGGTTATGACGAGGCTGCATTTAAGCGAATACTGGATATGGTTTTAAACCAGTCGCACTTTGCTGGGGGGCAAATATCTTCCGCCACCAGTTTGGACGATGCCTATAAAGCGCTGGGAGTAAGCAAGGAAAGTAGCGACCAAGAAATTAAACGCGCTTACCGCAAGTTAATGAGCCAATATCACCCTGACAAGTTAATGGGCCAGGGTGTCCCTGAAGACATGATCGCTGTAGCAACTGAACAAGCAAAGGAAATACAGATTGCTTACAATTTAATTATTACAAGTCGAAAGAAAACGGGGGCGTAA
- a CDS encoding GDSL-type esterase/lipase family protein has translation MISDTAIQEAMAMGRRQAESIISFRDKELKKRKAAITALPKSVRSMAALEPEMMAIQKSLGPQANDVLVAEGDSWFDYPLHDVLRILEDHYGYDVESVANKGDRVEDMAYSGGQLEEFTRRIEKVLRNGPVPRAILLSGGGNDIAGDEFGMLLNHAESAIAGLNKTIVDGIINERMKIAYVTIISKITNVCQMRIGRSLPIIIHGYDHPVPDGRGFLGGWWFLPGPWLEPGFREKGFDKLPARIGIAKELIDCFNTMLSKVASLPEFAHVHYIDLRGTLSAANNYKDDWDNELHPSESGFEKVTSKFAQVIAKL, from the coding sequence ATGATTTCTGATACAGCAATTCAAGAAGCAATGGCAATGGGTCGCAGACAGGCTGAATCCATAATTTCATTTCGAGACAAAGAGCTTAAAAAGAGAAAAGCTGCGATTACTGCACTACCTAAATCAGTGCGCAGCATGGCTGCATTAGAACCTGAGATGATGGCGATACAAAAATCACTTGGGCCGCAAGCCAATGATGTGTTGGTTGCTGAAGGAGATTCTTGGTTTGATTATCCACTTCATGATGTTTTGCGAATTCTAGAAGATCACTATGGTTATGACGTTGAATCTGTGGCTAACAAAGGTGACAGAGTTGAAGATATGGCCTATTCCGGCGGGCAACTCGAAGAGTTCACGCGCCGTATTGAAAAAGTGCTTCGTAATGGCCCTGTTCCTCGTGCAATTCTCCTGTCCGGCGGTGGCAATGATATTGCAGGTGACGAATTTGGGATGTTGTTAAATCACGCTGAATCTGCAATAGCCGGACTAAACAAAACTATAGTAGATGGAATAATAAACGAGCGGATGAAGATTGCTTATGTGACCATCATCAGCAAGATCACAAACGTATGCCAGATGCGTATCGGTCGTTCTCTACCGATCATAATTCACGGGTATGACCATCCTGTCCCAGATGGACGAGGATTTCTTGGAGGCTGGTGGTTTTTGCCTGGACCTTGGCTTGAGCCGGGGTTTCGCGAGAAAGGTTTCGATAAACTTCCAGCTCGAATTGGTATAGCAAAAGAACTTATAGATTGTTTTAACACGATGCTTAGTAAAGTCGCATCGCTCCCAGAATTTGCTCATGTGCATTATATTGATCTGCGCGGGACACTATCAGCGGCGAATAACTACAAAGACGACTGGGATAACGAGTTGCATCCAAGTGAAAGTGGCTTCGAAAAGGTGACTAGCAAGTTCGCACAGGTCATTGCTAAGTTGTAA
- a CDS encoding HD-GYP domain-containing protein — translation MITFKRKVALKIAMVSLTLASIASPLAWYISRLNAEKGIVSFAMEESHRLLMHRPDSHEISVNAEKAARTLAEGLFEIAEIYDSNGIKLAEAMTAEGQLLEQEIHHHAPPSYQTPIYESFNLSADRWVLQVFTPLREENGNLAGYFEGTRLVPAWQKKQILMDSLMVALMVGLASLLCGGVLFPVVIRLSSENQHKAQELLESHISMMEALGRAIAKRDSITGTHNYRVAWVSAILAETLGIKGDRMQALIAGSFLHDTGKIGIPDAILLKPAKLTEDEMKVMRTHVTIGEEIITGSGWLDGAREVVAAHHEKWDGSGYPRGLAGEAIPFLARIFAIVDVFDALCSKRPYKNPLPLNEVMDILQKGSGTHFDPKLLKVFSSIASKVYETTVHASEAEMRALMKKMVRRHFGN, via the coding sequence GTGATCACTTTCAAACGCAAAGTTGCACTCAAGATTGCGATGGTATCGCTGACCCTTGCCAGTATTGCCAGCCCTCTGGCTTGGTACATATCGCGTCTAAATGCCGAGAAAGGCATCGTCTCTTTTGCCATGGAAGAGTCACACCGCCTGCTAATGCACCGGCCCGACTCTCATGAGATAAGCGTAAATGCCGAAAAGGCTGCACGCACCTTGGCAGAGGGATTATTTGAGATTGCAGAAATCTACGATTCAAACGGAATCAAACTGGCCGAGGCCATGACTGCTGAGGGGCAATTACTTGAGCAGGAAATCCACCATCACGCGCCGCCAAGCTATCAAACCCCCATTTATGAAAGCTTTAATTTGTCCGCAGATCGTTGGGTCTTGCAAGTATTTACGCCCTTGCGGGAGGAAAATGGAAATCTGGCGGGCTATTTCGAAGGGACTCGTCTTGTCCCCGCGTGGCAGAAAAAACAGATTCTGATGGATTCTCTTATGGTCGCTTTGATGGTGGGATTGGCATCTTTACTGTGTGGTGGCGTGCTATTCCCCGTCGTGATTCGTCTCTCCTCCGAAAATCAACACAAAGCTCAAGAGTTGCTTGAATCGCATATTTCGATGATGGAGGCGCTAGGACGTGCGATTGCCAAACGTGATTCGATTACGGGCACGCACAACTATCGTGTGGCATGGGTCTCCGCCATCCTGGCCGAGACTCTCGGAATTAAGGGAGACCGGATGCAAGCATTAATTGCCGGCAGCTTTTTACACGATACCGGAAAAATCGGGATTCCCGATGCGATTCTGCTCAAGCCAGCCAAGCTGACAGAGGATGAAATGAAAGTGATGCGCACTCACGTTACAATCGGCGAAGAAATCATCACCGGCAGTGGCTGGCTGGATGGCGCTAGAGAGGTAGTAGCCGCCCACCATGAAAAATGGGACGGCTCAGGGTATCCGCGAGGACTAGCCGGTGAAGCCATCCCTTTCCTTGCACGCATATTTGCCATAGTTGATGTATTTGACGCCCTGTGTTCAAAACGCCCCTACAAAAACCCGCTACCGCTAAATGAGGTAATGGATATTCTTCAGAAAGGATCGGGCACCCACTTTGACCCAAAATTACTCAAGGTATTCTCGAGCATTGCCAGTAAAGTTTACGAAACGACCGTTCACGCATCTGAAGCAGAAATGAGAGCCCTTATGAAAAAAATGGTGCGACGACACTTTGGCAACTGA
- a CDS encoding Lon protease family protein — protein MLILNLTPADLRINIDSNLLGFSDTSELLTYPLPWIGQERAEMAARFGLGMDQPDYNLFVLGEVGSGRTSLLRQAMQVAAANKAVPPDLCYLHNFDAPERPQALYLPAGQGRLLRQLMVHMTISLQTDIPQCLEGQGFKVESERIVKIYKEEESKNYAELEAFAEARKFAIQREAGRMVFTLLDKERHALTEDEVLVLPKEHRAEIEQAEQELHAKITSYFEKTRPLERAMNDALAVLRRQVVEPLLNHELQGIRDGLKQEIKDDVKLSAYLERVMQDVLDHLEQFKVSDTDEESRQEVLSKVLSRYRVNLVVDNDGLSGAPVIVEDNPLFRSLFGSIEYQTGSDVLVTDFTRIRAGSLHKAHGGFLMLHLRDLLADDMVWGKLRRLLRSGKLQIEEPGTALTPIAAVSLEPEAVKVEVKIILIGSREQYYELQEEDPEFARRFRVKVDFAESFLSSAETRRASSIFIAHACQEMGLPHFSAAAVARLLEDSHREADDQSRQSAIFARTEALVMESAALCRARAGLLVDAADVEAALQAHILRHDYPAQRLQESIAEGDLLITVHGEKVGQLNGLSQIDLGDYRFGFPIRVTARTFAGEDGLLNIGREVEMSGPIHDKGVFILQNYLSALFAHIAPLALNASIVFEQDYYGVEGDSASCAELYVLLSSLSGLPLKQGIAVTGAVNQYGEVLPVGGINEKIEGYFRVCETAGLDGSQGVLIPHRNRRNLMLEHKVIEAVAKGLFHIYTAEHTNEGIELLTGFPVGIANGMGHYPYDSVLGHAQKTLLAYRRACQVQEHPKEGRKHLR, from the coding sequence ATGCTGATCTTAAATCTGACGCCCGCCGACCTGCGTATCAACATCGATTCCAATTTGCTCGGGTTTTCTGATACTTCAGAATTGCTGACGTATCCACTACCCTGGATCGGGCAGGAGCGCGCGGAAATGGCCGCCCGCTTTGGTCTTGGAATGGATCAGCCGGACTATAACCTGTTCGTATTGGGTGAAGTCGGCAGTGGCCGCACTTCGTTACTCAGACAAGCGATGCAGGTAGCCGCCGCAAATAAAGCGGTGCCGCCTGACTTATGTTATCTGCATAATTTCGACGCACCGGAAAGACCCCAGGCTCTGTATTTGCCTGCCGGGCAGGGACGCCTGCTGCGCCAACTCATGGTGCATATGACGATATCCCTGCAGACAGATATACCACAATGTCTGGAGGGGCAGGGTTTCAAAGTGGAAAGCGAGCGCATTGTAAAAATCTACAAGGAAGAAGAAAGCAAGAACTACGCCGAACTCGAGGCATTTGCCGAAGCCCGCAAGTTTGCTATTCAGCGTGAGGCAGGGCGTATGGTTTTCACTTTATTGGATAAAGAAAGGCATGCACTTACTGAAGATGAAGTGCTTGTATTGCCGAAAGAACACCGGGCTGAGATAGAGCAGGCTGAGCAGGAACTGCACGCGAAGATTACCAGCTATTTTGAGAAAACCCGGCCGCTGGAGAGGGCTATGAATGATGCTTTGGCGGTCTTGCGGCGCCAAGTCGTGGAGCCGTTGTTGAATCATGAATTACAGGGAATCAGGGACGGATTGAAACAGGAGATCAAAGATGACGTCAAGCTTAGTGCTTATCTGGAGCGGGTCATGCAGGACGTACTCGATCATCTTGAGCAGTTCAAGGTTTCCGATACGGATGAGGAAAGTCGGCAGGAGGTATTAAGCAAAGTATTATCCCGTTACCGGGTTAACCTGGTAGTGGACAATGATGGCCTGAGCGGTGCGCCGGTAATCGTTGAAGATAATCCATTATTCCGTTCACTGTTTGGCAGTATTGAATATCAGACCGGGAGCGATGTGCTGGTAACTGATTTTACCCGCATCCGCGCTGGGAGTTTGCACAAAGCCCACGGGGGTTTTCTCATGCTGCATCTACGCGATTTGCTGGCCGATGATATGGTGTGGGGGAAGCTGCGGCGCTTGTTGCGTAGTGGCAAGCTGCAAATCGAAGAGCCGGGTACCGCTCTTACACCGATTGCGGCCGTCTCCCTTGAACCCGAAGCCGTGAAGGTTGAAGTTAAGATCATTCTGATTGGTTCGCGCGAACAGTATTATGAGTTGCAGGAGGAGGATCCGGAGTTCGCACGCCGCTTTCGGGTCAAAGTAGACTTTGCCGAAAGCTTTTTATCCAGTGCTGAAACTCGCCGTGCTTCGTCAATTTTTATTGCCCATGCTTGCCAGGAGATGGGGCTGCCGCATTTTTCCGCCGCCGCCGTAGCACGTTTGCTAGAAGATTCCCATCGAGAAGCGGACGACCAATCTCGTCAAAGCGCGATCTTCGCCCGTACTGAGGCCCTGGTAATGGAAAGTGCTGCGCTCTGCCGCGCTCGTGCCGGCCTTTTAGTTGATGCAGCGGATGTAGAGGCTGCACTTCAGGCGCACATCTTGCGCCACGATTATCCCGCTCAGCGCTTGCAAGAATCCATTGCAGAAGGTGATTTGCTGATTACGGTGCATGGTGAGAAGGTGGGCCAGCTCAACGGTCTTTCCCAGATAGATCTGGGGGATTACCGTTTTGGTTTTCCAATACGAGTCACGGCGCGCACCTTTGCTGGTGAAGATGGTTTGCTCAATATTGGACGCGAGGTGGAAATGTCCGGGCCGATCCACGATAAGGGCGTGTTCATTTTGCAGAACTATCTGTCCGCTTTATTTGCCCATATTGCACCGCTCGCGCTTAATGCTTCAATTGTTTTTGAACAGGACTATTACGGGGTAGAGGGTGATTCTGCTTCCTGTGCCGAACTTTATGTTTTACTTTCATCTTTGTCGGGTTTGCCTCTCAAGCAAGGTATTGCGGTTACCGGCGCGGTCAATCAGTACGGAGAAGTGTTGCCGGTGGGTGGAATTAACGAAAAAATAGAAGGTTATTTTCGCGTCTGCGAAACGGCTGGCTTGGACGGCAGCCAGGGCGTGCTGATTCCACACCGTAATCGCCGGAATCTGATGTTGGAACACAAGGTCATCGAGGCCGTCGCTAAAGGTTTATTTCATATCTACACCGCAGAGCATACAAACGAAGGCATAGAACTGCTTACCGGTTTCCCGGTCGGCATCGCGAACGGAATGGGTCATTATCCTTATGACAGCGTGCTGGGCCACGCCCAGAAAACCTTATTGGCCTATCGCCGCGCCTGTCAGGTGCAGGAACATCCGAAGGAAGGACGCAAGCATTTGCGTTGA
- a CDS encoding putative quinol monooxygenase, with protein MSGEVVRVIARITAQLDKVEELKSVLLGLVEPTRAEKGCVSYQLIQDKTNLAEFVFIEEWISDSAIDAHMTSSHVQDAFSKAQSLLAKAPDIRKYVILR; from the coding sequence ATGTCAGGTGAAGTGGTAAGGGTGATCGCGAGGATCACTGCTCAGCTCGATAAAGTTGAGGAACTTAAATCTGTATTGCTGGGTCTTGTTGAACCTACGCGAGCAGAAAAGGGTTGCGTCAGCTATCAGCTCATACAAGATAAAACCAACCTTGCCGAGTTCGTCTTTATTGAAGAATGGATCAGCGATTCGGCGATAGATGCGCATATGACATCTTCTCATGTACAAGATGCTTTCTCGAAGGCTCAATCGTTGCTCGCCAAAGCGCCTGATATCAGAAAGTATGTGATTCTCCGATAA
- a CDS encoding FAD-binding oxidoreductase, whose protein sequence is MNDITISQPYHGLLENEGHIRSNWGLSHTTKPAVYVEPISYADVQAVVRDEQRFPTPVHPVGSLLSVTSTIVNDGGTMLCTRKLDEILGLESDSTGRKVVRVQAGCRLKKLNMWLQARRMEIPFQAEIGEATVGSVAVGDTKDSSLDGLGYFSTHVVALTYVDDKGKLCTLSDYKDGIVFHEFKCSFGLSGIVVECQIKVRPATLCRSEISLEVFQSPEELAYRLISKREACDALFAIVFLNQLASFLDKRFKAGFGSVTPASSQPACEEFRIAKRLAIQHGFEGVEVPQPKEFIYSRHDFVNEYWRPSADERRLDFQFYEHDITQLTRVIVDSYKFTKDFEQQTGYAPNGWATYFVHRPEKEKKPFGLYSGGTGISFSFDPICSNPAEPRWQRFAQEYNKLAINSLGGNVSPIQTQWLVPGDVKIPKKLAYPRFTTKYYEQFLE, encoded by the coding sequence ATGAACGATATTACGATCTCTCAACCCTATCATGGCTTGCTTGAAAATGAAGGCCACATTCGCAGTAATTGGGGACTGAGCCATACAACGAAACCCGCCGTTTATGTCGAACCGATAAGCTACGCTGATGTGCAGGCCGTGGTGCGCGACGAGCAGCGGTTTCCAACCCCTGTACATCCGGTTGGTTCACTGCTATCGGTGACATCTACTATCGTCAATGACGGCGGGACGATGTTGTGTACGCGTAAGCTCGACGAAATTCTAGGCCTCGAATCAGACAGCACAGGAAGAAAGGTGGTTCGGGTGCAGGCGGGGTGCCGCCTTAAAAAGCTCAACATGTGGCTTCAGGCACGTAGAATGGAAATCCCGTTTCAGGCGGAAATCGGCGAGGCCACCGTAGGCTCCGTCGCGGTTGGAGATACCAAGGATTCATCGTTGGATGGCCTCGGTTATTTTTCCACGCATGTCGTCGCGCTGACCTATGTTGACGACAAAGGCAAGCTTTGCACACTGTCTGACTATAAGGATGGCATTGTGTTTCATGAGTTCAAGTGTTCGTTTGGACTCTCCGGCATCGTCGTCGAATGCCAAATCAAAGTGCGCCCGGCTACGCTTTGCAGGTCGGAGATATCATTGGAAGTTTTTCAGTCGCCGGAGGAGCTTGCCTATCGGTTGATTAGCAAACGTGAGGCGTGTGACGCTTTGTTTGCGATTGTATTTCTCAATCAACTGGCGAGTTTCTTAGATAAGCGATTCAAGGCGGGTTTCGGTTCGGTAACGCCCGCTTCGTCACAGCCTGCCTGTGAGGAATTTCGCATCGCAAAGCGCTTGGCGATCCAGCACGGATTTGAGGGGGTCGAAGTGCCGCAACCCAAAGAGTTTATCTACTCCCGCCATGACTTTGTTAATGAGTACTGGCGCCCATCAGCGGATGAGCGCCGTCTTGACTTCCAGTTTTATGAGCACGATATCACGCAACTTACCCGTGTCATCGTCGACTCCTATAAATTTACCAAGGATTTTGAACAGCAGACCGGCTATGCACCGAACGGATGGGCGACCTATTTCGTTCATCGCCCGGAAAAAGAGAAGAAGCCTTTCGGACTTTACTCGGGTGGTACCGGGATTTCATTCTCGTTTGACCCGATTTGTTCCAACCCTGCAGAACCTCGCTGGCAACGTTTCGCACAGGAATATAATAAACTGGCGATTAATTCGCTTGGCGGCAATGTCTCACCAATCCAAACACAATGGTTAGTGCCTGGCGACGTAAAAATTCCGAAAAAGTTGGCTTACCCGCGTTTTACAACGAAGTACTACGAGCAGTTTCTCGAGTAA